From a region of the Babylonia areolata isolate BAREFJ2019XMU chromosome 25, ASM4173473v1, whole genome shotgun sequence genome:
- the LOC143299474 gene encoding high mobility group protein B3-like isoform X2 has translation MGKKAKDVNKPKRATSAYFYYLAHCREMANKAGKNISKIAEFTKECSAKWREMTDKDKKPFDEQAAKDKERYDAEMTAYRGKKVDPNKPKRPMTAYFIFLGDFRIKMKNRGVDHKEILRLAGEEWRNMSAEQKKPYEKRSVEAGKKYELEMAEYRKNEGRQAAAAQRQQVQQQQQQVDDDEDDDEEEDDEEDDDDDE, from the exons ATGG GCAAGAAAGCAAAGGATGTCAACAAGCCCAAGCGGGCCACCTCGGCCTACTTCTACTACCTGGCTCACTGCCGGGAGATGGCCAACAAAGCAGGCAAAAACATATCCAAG ATTGCAGAATTTACGAAGGAGTGTTCTGCCAAATGGAGGGAGATGACCGACAAGGACAAGAAGCCATTTGATGAGCAAGCTGCCAAGGACAAGGAGAGATATGACGCAGAG ATGACGGCATACAGAGGGAAGAAGGTTGACCCCAACAAACCCAAGCGTCCAATGACTGCCTACTTCATTTTCCTGGGAGACTTCCGCATCAAGATGAAGAACAGGGGCGTTGACCACAAAGAAATCCTCAGGCTAG ctggagaggagtggagaaacATGTCTGCTGAGCAAAAGAAACCCTACGAGAAGAGGAGCGTGGAGGCAGGCAAGAAGTACGAATTGGAAATGGCAGAGTACAGAAAG AATGAGGGCAGACAGGCTGCAGCAGCACAGAGGCAACAggtgcagcaacagcagcagcaggtggatgatgacgaagacgacgacgaggaagaggatgatgaggaggatgacgatgatgacgagtaG
- the LOC143299474 gene encoding high mobility group protein B3-like isoform X1, with protein MGRPKGKKAKDVNKPKRATSAYFYYLAHCREMANKAGKNISKIAEFTKECSAKWREMTDKDKKPFDEQAAKDKERYDAEMTAYRGKKVDPNKPKRPMTAYFIFLGDFRIKMKNRGVDHKEILRLAGEEWRNMSAEQKKPYEKRSVEAGKKYELEMAEYRKNEGRQAAAAQRQQVQQQQQQVDDDEDDDEEEDDEEDDDDDE; from the exons ATGG GTCGTCCTAAAGGCAAGAAAGCAAAGGATGTCAACAAGCCCAAGCGGGCCACCTCGGCCTACTTCTACTACCTGGCTCACTGCCGGGAGATGGCCAACAAAGCAGGCAAAAACATATCCAAG ATTGCAGAATTTACGAAGGAGTGTTCTGCCAAATGGAGGGAGATGACCGACAAGGACAAGAAGCCATTTGATGAGCAAGCTGCCAAGGACAAGGAGAGATATGACGCAGAG ATGACGGCATACAGAGGGAAGAAGGTTGACCCCAACAAACCCAAGCGTCCAATGACTGCCTACTTCATTTTCCTGGGAGACTTCCGCATCAAGATGAAGAACAGGGGCGTTGACCACAAAGAAATCCTCAGGCTAG ctggagaggagtggagaaacATGTCTGCTGAGCAAAAGAAACCCTACGAGAAGAGGAGCGTGGAGGCAGGCAAGAAGTACGAATTGGAAATGGCAGAGTACAGAAAG AATGAGGGCAGACAGGCTGCAGCAGCACAGAGGCAACAggtgcagcaacagcagcagcaggtggatgatgacgaagacgacgacgaggaagaggatgatgaggaggatgacgatgatgacgagtaG